The proteins below are encoded in one region of Bacteroidota bacterium:
- a CDS encoding class I SAM-dependent RNA methyltransferase, whose amino-acid sequence MVATTLFGLEDVLLKELQKLGARDLKPMKRAVSFVGDKGFMYKANYWLRTALRVLKPIASFTVSDDKNLYDRVKTIEWKKYLTENDLLAVSTSLSTDIFNHTQYISQKTKDAIVDQFREQTGKRPSVDLDNPTVRIHVHVEGNVCTISLDSSGQPLFKRGYRTEVNLAPLNESLAAGMILLSGWEPHRVFIDPMCGAGTLCIEAALIACNIPPGYFRDSFGFQKWNDYDMNLFNTITESALNKFNNRDFRIFGSDISETVVRKAKQNVLQAKMEDVIKISTSRFEDFSPPEGGGIVIFNPPYGERLNQTDVNVLYKSIGDTLKKKYAGYTAWIISSNREAVNQIGLHATRKISLFNGSLECKFLRYEMYSGTKKRIGINE is encoded by the coding sequence ATGGTAGCAACCACCTTATTCGGATTGGAAGATGTACTTCTCAAAGAATTACAGAAGCTTGGCGCGCGTGATCTGAAGCCAATGAAACGTGCTGTGAGTTTTGTCGGTGACAAAGGCTTTATGTACAAGGCTAATTATTGGCTGCGCACCGCTTTACGTGTATTAAAACCCATCGCTTCATTCACCGTTTCTGATGATAAAAACCTTTATGACCGGGTTAAAACGATCGAATGGAAAAAGTACCTTACTGAAAATGACCTTCTCGCGGTAAGCACTTCATTGAGCACCGACATCTTTAATCATACACAATACATTTCTCAAAAAACAAAAGACGCTATTGTTGATCAGTTCAGGGAACAAACCGGCAAACGCCCTTCCGTTGACCTGGATAACCCAACCGTACGTATTCATGTGCACGTAGAAGGAAATGTTTGTACCATTTCACTCGACAGTTCAGGCCAGCCTTTGTTTAAAAGAGGATACAGAACAGAAGTTAACCTTGCTCCCCTGAATGAATCGCTGGCGGCAGGAATGATCCTACTTAGTGGCTGGGAACCCCACCGCGTGTTCATTGACCCAATGTGCGGAGCAGGAACACTTTGCATTGAAGCGGCACTTATCGCCTGTAATATTCCTCCAGGCTATTTCAGGGATAGCTTCGGCTTCCAGAAGTGGAACGATTATGATATGAATCTGTTTAATACGATCACCGAAAGCGCATTAAACAAATTTAACAACAGAGACTTCAGGATCTTTGGTTCGGATATTTCAGAAACTGTTGTCCGCAAGGCAAAACAAAACGTACTGCAGGCAAAAATGGAAGATGTAATTAAAATTTCGACATCACGATTTGAAGACTTTAGCCCGCCGGAAGGCGGCGGTATTGTAATATTTAACCCCCCGTATGGTGAACGGCTGAACCAAACGGATGTAAACGTGTTGTACAAATCGATCGGCGACACCTTAAAGAAAAAATATGCCGGTTACACAGCCTGGATAATCAGCTCAAACAGGGAAGCCGTTAACCAGATCGGACTTCATGCCACACGAAAAATTTCATTGTTCAACGGATCGTTGGAATGTAAGTTTTTACGATATGAGATGTATTCGGGAACGAAGAAGAGAATAGGCATCAACGAATAA
- a CDS encoding EVE domain-containing protein, translated as MNHWLVKSEPSTYSWEKFLKDKKAVWDGVRNYAARLNLRAMKKGDFVYFYHSNEGLCIVGIAKVMKEAYQDPTTKEDWSVVDLEPYKTLKRPVTLAEIKADKLLQNIYLVRQGRLSVMPLRKEEFDRILELSAINE; from the coding sequence ATGAACCACTGGCTCGTAAAATCAGAACCTTCAACGTATTCCTGGGAGAAATTTTTAAAGGATAAAAAGGCAGTATGGGATGGTGTGCGTAATTATGCCGCGCGTTTGAACCTGCGTGCCATGAAAAAGGGTGACTTTGTTTATTTTTATCATAGTAACGAAGGCCTCTGCATTGTCGGGATCGCGAAGGTGATGAAAGAAGCTTACCAGGATCCTACAACAAAAGAAGACTGGAGTGTTGTTGATCTGGAACCCTACAAAACATTAAAACGTCCGGTAACACTTGCTGAAATAAAGGCGGATAAATTGCTTCAAAATATTTATCTCGTGCGCCAGGGGCGCTTATCTGTAATGCCATTGCGAAAAGAAGAGTTTGACAGGATATTGGAGTTGAGTGCTATCAACGAATAA